The following are encoded together in the Streptomyces flavofungini genome:
- a CDS encoding carbohydrate ABC transporter permease, translating into MLVSDGSKDGSSGSSSLRSHRSDDGDAARRRKRLTTLTRPWLLLAPALVVLIGLLLWPLIQVGKLSLQDYVVKFGGGKGTYTGFDNYKELLTGELLWKTVLPNTVFFAFACVGLTVALGTAVALLLNRLGPTWKLICSVSILAAWAMPAVTGTYVWIWLFSPEDGMVSQLADSLGLIDAETTNWFTERLPFYAIATINVVHHGFPFVAITVLAGLLTIPKELYEAGEIDGANAWQRFWKITVPTIKPVFLVVTILSTIWDFKVFTQVFLMPGGSGSNPDVYNLGVYSYIEAFAKNDYGAGAAAAVLLTLLLLAITVVYIRTLFRQGEEDL; encoded by the coding sequence ATGCTCGTCAGCGACGGCTCGAAGGACGGCTCGTCCGGCTCTTCGAGCCTTCGCTCCCACCGGTCCGACGACGGCGACGCCGCGCGCCGCCGCAAGAGACTGACCACCCTCACCCGCCCCTGGCTGCTCCTCGCCCCCGCGCTCGTCGTGCTCATCGGCCTGCTGCTGTGGCCGCTGATCCAGGTCGGCAAGCTGTCGCTGCAGGACTACGTCGTCAAGTTCGGCGGCGGCAAGGGCACCTACACCGGCTTCGACAACTACAAGGAGCTGCTGACCGGCGAACTGCTGTGGAAGACGGTCCTGCCCAACACGGTGTTCTTCGCGTTCGCCTGTGTCGGTCTGACCGTCGCCCTCGGCACGGCCGTGGCGCTGCTCCTGAACCGCCTCGGCCCGACCTGGAAGCTGATCTGCTCGGTGTCGATCCTGGCCGCCTGGGCGATGCCCGCGGTCACCGGCACCTACGTCTGGATCTGGCTGTTCTCGCCCGAGGACGGCATGGTCAGCCAACTCGCCGACTCCCTGGGCCTGATCGACGCCGAGACCACCAACTGGTTCACCGAACGGCTGCCGTTCTACGCCATCGCCACCATCAACGTCGTGCACCACGGCTTCCCGTTCGTGGCGATCACCGTCCTCGCCGGGCTCCTGACCATTCCCAAGGAGCTGTACGAGGCGGGGGAGATCGACGGCGCCAACGCCTGGCAGCGGTTCTGGAAGATCACCGTGCCGACCATCAAGCCCGTCTTCCTGGTGGTGACCATCCTCTCCACCATCTGGGACTTCAAGGTCTTCACCCAGGTCTTCCTGATGCCGGGAGGCAGCGGCTCCAACCCCGACGTCTACAACCTCGGCGTGTACTCCTACATCGAGGCGTTCGCCAAGAACGACTACGGCGCGGGCGCCGCGGCCGCCGTCCTGCTGACGCTGCTGCTGCTCGCCATCACCGTCGTCTACATCCGGACGCTGTTCCGGCAGGGGGAGGAGGACCTGTGA
- a CDS encoding carbohydrate ABC transporter permease, translating into MSVSKLPASLGRGRPRRRTSLAARVGLPLSVAALLVFTLFPVYWMVSTALDPKALTRGSDLLPSGISFEHFDFVFDRGNFGQYLLNSAIVGLATILAAGLLSLFAAIAVARFKFKFRTSVLIMILIVQMVPLEALVIPLFIQMRDYEMLNSLLGLSIVYIALSLPFAIWTLRGFVAAVPKEVEEAAYIDGASWFRMFWSVLLPLVAPGLVATSIFAFITAWNEFVFAYTFMKGSDKYTAAVGIFQFFGENTTSWGPVMASSTLVTVPVMLFFVVVHRRLGSGLAAGAVKG; encoded by the coding sequence GTGAGCGTCTCCAAGCTCCCGGCTTCGCTCGGGCGGGGGAGGCCCCGTCGTCGTACCTCGCTCGCCGCGCGCGTCGGCCTGCCGCTCTCCGTGGCGGCCCTGCTGGTCTTCACGCTCTTCCCCGTCTACTGGATGGTCTCCACCGCCCTCGACCCGAAGGCGCTCACGCGCGGCTCGGACCTGCTGCCGAGCGGCATCAGCTTCGAGCACTTCGACTTCGTCTTCGACCGGGGCAACTTCGGCCAGTACCTGCTGAACTCGGCGATCGTCGGCCTCGCCACGATCCTGGCGGCGGGGCTGCTCTCGCTGTTCGCGGCGATCGCGGTGGCCCGCTTCAAGTTCAAGTTCCGCACCTCCGTGCTGATCATGATCTTGATCGTGCAGATGGTGCCGCTGGAGGCTCTCGTCATCCCGCTGTTCATCCAGATGCGGGACTACGAGATGCTCAACTCGCTGCTCGGCCTGTCGATCGTCTACATCGCCCTGTCGCTGCCGTTCGCCATCTGGACCCTGCGCGGGTTCGTCGCGGCGGTGCCCAAGGAGGTCGAGGAGGCCGCGTACATCGACGGCGCCTCCTGGTTCCGGATGTTCTGGTCGGTGCTGCTTCCGCTGGTCGCGCCGGGGCTCGTCGCCACCTCGATCTTCGCCTTCATCACGGCGTGGAACGAGTTCGTGTTCGCGTACACCTTCATGAAGGGCAGCGACAAGTACACGGCGGCCGTGGGCATCTTCCAGTTCTTCGGCGAGAACACCACGTCCTGGGGTCCCGTCATGGCCAGCTCCACGCTGGTCACGGTGCCCGTGATGCTCTTCTTCGTGGTCGTCCACCGCAGGCTCGGCTCGGGTCTCGCGGCGGGGGCCGTCAAGGGCTGA
- a CDS encoding alpha/beta fold hydrolase — MLHGGGPGASAWGAFGGLLEGFAGRFRTVLVDLPGFGQSDKPELDKDVFSFGAQAVAGLMDELGVARAHFAGASLGGGVCARLALDHPDKVDRLLLTAPAGLALNLFTAEPTEGVKRLIEFSVAPDPTREHVRAFLTSLVHDPSRVTDALVEERYAQALDPGARLGAQRLGAAFAKWPEGSMLWREAHRITRPTLLTWGREDRVNPLDGAFVALKAMPDARLHVFPRCGHLAYVEREAEFLRLAVDFLEG, encoded by the coding sequence ATGTTGCACGGGGGCGGGCCGGGGGCCAGTGCGTGGGGGGCGTTCGGGGGTCTCCTGGAGGGCTTCGCCGGGCGGTTTCGGACGGTGCTTGTGGATCTGCCGGGGTTCGGGCAGTCGGACAAGCCCGAGTTGGACAAGGACGTGTTCTCGTTCGGTGCGCAGGCCGTGGCCGGGCTGATGGACGAGTTGGGGGTGGCGAGGGCGCATTTCGCGGGTGCCTCGCTCGGGGGCGGGGTGTGCGCCCGGCTGGCGCTCGACCATCCGGACAAGGTCGACCGGCTGCTGCTCACGGCCCCCGCGGGCCTCGCGCTGAACCTGTTCACCGCCGAACCCACCGAAGGCGTCAAGCGCCTCATCGAGTTCAGCGTCGCCCCGGACCCGACCCGCGAGCACGTGCGCGCCTTCCTCACCTCCCTCGTCCACGACCCGTCCCGCGTGACGGACGCCCTCGTCGAGGAGCGGTACGCGCAGGCCCTCGACCCCGGCGCCCGCCTCGGCGCCCAGCGGCTCGGCGCGGCCTTCGCCAAGTGGCCCGAGGGCTCGATGCTGTGGCGCGAGGCGCACCGGATCACCCGGCCGACGCTCCTCACCTGGGGCCGCGAGGACCGCGTCAACCCCCTCGACGGCGCGTTCGTCGCGCTCAAGGCCATGCCGGACGCCCGCCTGCACGTGTTCCCGCGCTGCGGACATCTGGCGTACGTGGAGCGGGAGGCGGAGTTCCTGCGCCTGGCCGTCGACTTCCTCGAAGGCTGA
- a CDS encoding VWA domain-containing protein: protein MGAAISLEKVRAVAPGLVSLYKTAGERLRAHGLEGERAAVYLVVDHSGSMRPYFDDGSVQALADRVLGLSAHLDDDGVVPAVFFSTDVDAVADVELTGHRGRIGEIVAGLGHMGRTNYHAAMDAVIDHYLDCGATAPALVVFQTDGGPVNRAAAEHYLCKAAKLPLFWQFIGFGDPASKQFDYLRRLDELPVPDRRAVDNAGFFHLGKDPAAVSDDVLYDHLVAEFPQWLAAAREHGIVAPRTAAPQGLVAHPTSARRSSTSVPASSPSPFVR, encoded by the coding sequence ATGGGTGCGGCGATCAGTCTCGAAAAGGTGCGGGCCGTGGCGCCCGGTCTCGTCAGTCTCTACAAGACGGCGGGGGAGCGCCTGCGGGCCCACGGCCTGGAGGGCGAGCGCGCCGCCGTCTATCTGGTCGTCGACCACTCCGGCTCGATGCGGCCGTACTTCGACGACGGCAGCGTGCAGGCGCTCGCCGACCGCGTGCTCGGCCTGTCCGCGCACCTGGACGACGACGGAGTCGTGCCCGCCGTCTTCTTCTCCACGGACGTGGACGCGGTCGCCGACGTCGAACTGACCGGCCACCGGGGCCGCATCGGGGAGATCGTCGCCGGACTCGGACACATGGGACGGACGAACTACCACGCCGCGATGGACGCCGTCATCGACCACTACTTGGACTGCGGCGCCACCGCACCCGCCCTGGTGGTCTTCCAGACCGACGGCGGCCCGGTGAACAGGGCCGCCGCCGAGCACTACCTGTGCAAGGCGGCGAAGCTGCCGCTGTTCTGGCAGTTCATCGGCTTCGGCGACCCCGCGAGCAAGCAGTTCGACTATCTGCGCAGGCTCGACGAACTGCCCGTGCCCGACCGCCGCGCCGTCGACAACGCCGGGTTCTTCCACCTCGGCAAGGACCCGGCCGCCGTCTCGGACGACGTCCTGTACGACCACCTCGTCGCCGAGTTCCCGCAGTGGCTGGCCGCGGCCCGCGAGCACGGCATCGTCGCGCCCCGCACCGCGGCCCCCCAGGGCCTCGTGGCTCACCCCACCAGCGCCCGGCGCAGCTCGACCAGCGTGCCCGCGTCGAGCCCGAGCCCCTTCGTCAGATAG
- a CDS encoding tyrosine-protein phosphatase, with translation MRSTRTRTAATVAVLTLLLGTAPAVTAHAAPTAPRPSPTHPLTSETPRQIPLKGAVNVRDVGGYRTYDGERVRHGRVFRADALSKLTDGDVVKLAGLRLRTVVDFRVAEEVQYDGRDRLPAGLVATARPVTDNGLFRQLMTVIGSRDPVKQEEMLGGGRAEAFMRDVYRTFVTDATNRAQFGATLRDIAGGGAAAPLLYHCTSGKDRTGWTTYVLLRAVGVPERTAVEDYLTSNTFRAAYDAKLRETLRQTGMMQNPDLLVPLQEVRTGYLDAALAEVSRRYGSFGGYLTKGLGLDAGTLVELRRALVG, from the coding sequence ATGCGCAGCACTCGCACCCGTACGGCGGCCACCGTCGCGGTCCTCACACTCCTCCTCGGCACCGCACCGGCGGTGACGGCGCACGCCGCGCCGACGGCGCCCCGGCCCTCGCCCACGCACCCCCTCACCTCCGAGACACCCCGGCAGATCCCGCTCAAGGGGGCGGTCAACGTCCGTGACGTGGGCGGCTACCGCACCTACGACGGCGAGCGGGTGCGGCACGGCCGGGTCTTCCGCGCCGACGCGCTCAGCAAGCTCACGGACGGGGACGTGGTGAAGCTGGCCGGGCTCCGGCTGCGGACGGTGGTGGACTTCCGGGTCGCGGAGGAGGTCCAGTACGACGGCCGGGACCGGCTGCCCGCGGGGCTGGTCGCGACCGCGCGGCCTGTCACCGACAACGGCCTGTTCCGGCAGCTCATGACCGTGATCGGCTCCCGGGACCCGGTCAAGCAGGAGGAGATGCTCGGCGGCGGGAGGGCCGAGGCGTTCATGCGGGACGTCTACCGCACGTTCGTCACGGACGCCACGAACCGCGCGCAGTTCGGCGCGACGCTGCGCGACATCGCGGGCGGCGGCGCGGCCGCGCCCCTCCTCTACCACTGCACGTCGGGCAAGGACCGCACGGGCTGGACGACGTACGTCCTGCTGCGTGCGGTGGGGGTGCCCGAACGCACCGCCGTGGAGGACTACTTGACGTCCAACACCTTCCGTGCCGCGTACGACGCGAAGCTGCGCGAGACGCTGCGGCAGACCGGCATGATGCAGAACCCGGACCTGCTCGTCCCGCTCCAGGAGGTCCGCACCGGCTATCTGGACGCGGCGCTCGCCGAGGTGAGCCGGCGGTACGGGAGCTTCGGCGGCTATCTGACGAAGGGGCTCGGGCTCGACGCGGGCACGCTGGTCGAGCTGCGCCGGGCGCTGGTGGGGTGA
- a CDS encoding cold-shock protein yields the protein MATGTVKWFNSEKGFGFIEQDGGGPDVFAHYSNIASSGFRELLEGQKVSFEVTQGQKGLQAENIVPA from the coding sequence ATGGCAACTGGAACCGTGAAGTGGTTCAACTCGGAAAAGGGCTTCGGCTTCATCGAGCAGGACGGCGGCGGCCCCGACGTCTTCGCCCACTACTCCAACATCGCCAGCTCCGGCTTCCGTGAGCTCCTGGAGGGCCAGAAGGTCTCCTTCGAGGTGACCCAGGGCCAGAAGGGCCTGCAGGCCGAGAACATCGTTCCCGCCTGA
- a CDS encoding DEAD/DEAH box helicase: MNRPDRPARPARRRSSNDRTAGSATRGSAGQGTRGAAGGTRSAGGGKRPVNGGGRGGRKTPRPTPARTAPADFALPETHTPALPAVEAFEDLDMPEALLKTLAAQGVTSPFPIQAATLPNSLAGRDVLGRGRTGSGKTLAFGLALLGRTAGRRAEPGKPLALVLVPTRELAQQVTDALAPYATAVNLRVAAVVGGLSINKQAATLRRGVEVLVATPGRLKDLIERGDCALGQVRVTVLDEADQMADMGFLPQVTALLKQVEPDGQTMLFSATLDRNVDRLVRGYLSDPVVHSVDPSAGAVSTMEHHVLYVADETDKKAVALRIAAREGNVILFLHTKRAVDRFTKRLLANGVRASGLHGGRSQPQRNRTLEQFKSGEVTALVATNVAARGIHVDDLDLVVNVDPPVDHKDYLHRGGRTARAGESGRVVTLVLPEEKREVARLMSDAGIKPDAVAVRSSSEELVTITGAREPSGVPVVIAPPVQVVAQRKAPAQRRSAGSGTGSGAGGAGGAGGGSRRRGGRGRRGGRSRNPA; this comes from the coding sequence ATGAATCGCCCCGACCGTCCCGCGCGCCCCGCCCGTCGGCGCTCATCGAACGACCGCACGGCAGGCTCGGCCACCCGCGGCTCGGCAGGACAGGGCACCCGCGGTGCCGCAGGCGGCACCCGGAGCGCCGGCGGCGGCAAGCGCCCGGTGAACGGCGGCGGCCGAGGCGGCCGCAAGACCCCCCGCCCCACCCCGGCACGCACCGCGCCCGCCGACTTCGCGCTGCCCGAGACCCACACCCCCGCGCTGCCCGCCGTCGAGGCGTTCGAAGACCTCGACATGCCCGAGGCGCTGCTCAAGACCCTCGCCGCGCAGGGCGTCACCTCGCCCTTCCCGATCCAGGCCGCGACCCTGCCGAACTCCCTGGCAGGCCGTGACGTCCTCGGCCGCGGCCGCACCGGCTCCGGCAAGACCCTCGCCTTCGGCCTCGCGCTCCTCGGCCGCACCGCCGGCCGCCGCGCCGAGCCCGGCAAGCCCCTCGCCCTGGTCCTCGTCCCCACCCGCGAGCTCGCCCAGCAGGTCACCGACGCCCTCGCGCCGTACGCCACGGCCGTGAACCTGCGCGTCGCCGCCGTCGTCGGCGGCCTGTCGATCAACAAGCAGGCCGCGACGCTGCGCCGTGGCGTCGAGGTGCTCGTCGCCACCCCGGGCCGCCTGAAGGACCTCATCGAGCGCGGCGACTGCGCCCTCGGCCAGGTCCGCGTCACCGTCCTCGACGAGGCCGACCAGATGGCCGACATGGGCTTCTTGCCGCAGGTCACCGCCCTGCTCAAGCAGGTGGAGCCGGACGGCCAGACGATGCTGTTCTCGGCGACCCTGGACCGGAACGTGGACCGGCTGGTGCGCGGCTACCTGAGCGACCCCGTCGTGCACTCCGTCGACCCGTCCGCGGGCGCGGTCAGCACCATGGAGCACCACGTCCTGTACGTCGCCGACGAGACGGACAAGAAGGCCGTGGCCCTGCGCATCGCCGCCCGCGAGGGCAACGTCATCCTGTTCCTGCACACCAAGCGCGCCGTGGACCGCTTCACCAAGCGGCTCCTCGCCAACGGCGTGCGGGCCTCCGGGCTGCACGGCGGACGGTCGCAGCCGCAGCGCAACCGCACCCTGGAGCAGTTCAAGAGCGGCGAGGTCACCGCGCTCGTCGCCACCAACGTGGCCGCGCGCGGCATCCACGTCGACGACCTCGACCTGGTCGTGAACGTCGACCCGCCCGTCGACCACAAGGACTACCTGCACCGCGGCGGCCGCACCGCGCGGGCGGGCGAGTCCGGGCGCGTCGTCACGCTCGTCCTGCCCGAGGAGAAGCGCGAGGTGGCCCGCCTCATGTCCGACGCGGGCATCAAGCCGGATGCCGTCGCCGTCCGCTCGTCCTCCGAGGAACTGGTCACGATCACCGGGGCGCGGGAGCCCTCCGGCGTGCCGGTCGTCATCGCGCCGCCCGTGCAGGTCGTGGCGCAGCGCAAGGCCCCCGCGCAGCGCAGGTCCGCGGGCTCGGGCACGGGCTCCGGGGCCGGGGGAGCGGGTGGCGCGGGCGGCGGTTCCCGGCGTCGCGGCGGCCGTGGCCGCAGGGGCGGCCGCAGCCGCAACCCCGCGTAG